The Flavobacterium sp. HJ-32-4 genome contains a region encoding:
- a CDS encoding TolC family protein — MRRVVWILLFVTAPMCAQELLTAEEAVNIALENNYDIRLRANDLKIDSENVAIGNAGMLPAVTANVNDNNSRQYIRQVRSDGTINEVNNGLNNNLSYGVNLGWTVFDGLSMFSRYDQLKENRKLGEAELQQAILQRIGDVLETYYNLVQQQQQLTAIDTAIAYSRERLTLAENRFSIGKAARLDVLNAQVDLNTDLDSRLTQKALYARTLIELNTLLGRDPKTEFRVAESADVERGLLLPELEENARKQNPQLQAQLINKRISELNLRTIKGQRYPTISVNTGYNFSDTRSSLGFTTQNTNRGFNYGFAATLNVFDGFRQKRNETIAKIQIENATLAVQQQELTVLAAVDAAFQDYLTNLEMADLARENVAIAKRNFEITSDKFRIGTLTPVEVRTAQLNYLNAKVRLSNALYSAKLSELALRELSGTLRLR; from the coding sequence ATGAGACGCGTTGTCTGGATATTACTGTTTGTGACAGCACCCATGTGCGCGCAGGAACTGCTTACGGCTGAGGAAGCCGTGAATATCGCGCTTGAGAATAATTATGACATCCGGCTTCGCGCCAATGACCTGAAGATCGATTCGGAGAATGTGGCCATCGGCAACGCCGGTATGTTGCCTGCCGTGACGGCGAACGTCAATGATAACAACAGCCGGCAATACATCCGGCAGGTGCGGTCGGACGGTACCATCAATGAAGTCAATAACGGACTGAACAACAACCTGTCGTATGGTGTAAACCTCGGCTGGACCGTATTTGACGGACTCTCGATGTTCTCGCGCTACGACCAATTAAAGGAAAACCGGAAGCTGGGCGAAGCAGAATTGCAACAGGCCATCCTGCAGCGCATCGGCGACGTGCTGGAAACCTATTACAACCTCGTACAGCAGCAACAGCAACTGACGGCGATCGATACCGCCATTGCGTATTCACGGGAACGGCTGACGCTGGCCGAAAACCGTTTTTCGATTGGCAAGGCGGCGCGTTTAGACGTGTTGAACGCACAGGTAGACCTGAATACCGACCTTGACAGCCGGCTCACCCAGAAGGCATTGTATGCCCGCACCCTCATCGAACTCAATACCCTGTTGGGACGTGACCCGAAAACCGAATTCCGGGTGGCGGAGAGCGCAGACGTCGAACGCGGTCTGTTGTTGCCGGAACTGGAGGAGAACGCCCGAAAACAGAATCCGCAGTTGCAGGCACAGCTTATCAACAAACGGATCAGCGAACTCAACCTTCGCACGATAAAAGGGCAGCGGTACCCGACGATTTCGGTCAACACCGGATATAATTTCTCTGACACGCGGTCGAGTCTGGGTTTTACGACGCAAAATACCAACCGTGGTTTCAATTACGGGTTTGCGGCCACGCTCAATGTCTTTGACGGCTTCCGGCAAAAGCGAAATGAAACCATTGCCAAAATACAGATTGAAAATGCCACGCTGGCGGTGCAGCAACAGGAACTGACGGTGCTGGCGGCGGTTGATGCGGCCTTCCAGGATTACCTGACCAACCTTGAAATGGCTGATCTGGCACGGGAAAATGTAGCGATTGCGAAACGGAATTTCGAGATTACCAGCGACAAGTTTCGGATCGGCACCCTCACGCCGGTGGAAGTCCGTACGGCACAGCTCAACTATCTCAACGCCAAGGTGCGACTAAGCAATGCGTTATACAGCGCCAAACTGTCGGAGCTGGCCTTGCGGGAACTCAGCGGCACGCTTCGCCTGCGTTAA
- a CDS encoding efflux RND transporter permease subunit, translated as MSLSTLSIRRPVLTIVMNVAIILFGVIGYLYLGVREFPSIDPAQISVRTTYSGANADIIESQITEPLEKAINSIDGIRNITSSSNQGSSNITIEFNLDKNLEEAANDVRDKVAQAIRSLPQDIDAPPVVSKADADSEPIITMTVQSDNKNVLELSDYADNVIAQRLQTIPGVSSVQIWGQRRYAMRLWIDPVKLAAFGCTVSDVRQALATQNVELPSGKLTGANTELTVKTLGNLSKEEQFDDIIVKADDAGNVIRFRDVGKAALEAENLETKLSDSGQPMVGLAIIPQPGTNYLDIAEAFYKQYEQLKKDLPKDFKLNIAIDNTVFIKKAVTEVAETLLLSIVLVILIIYLFFRDWAIAFRPLLDIPVSLIATFFIMWMFGFSVNVLTLLAIVLATGLVVDDGIVVTENIFKKVEEGMSPIEAAIKGSNEIFFAVISISVTLAAVFLPVIFLEGFVGRLFREFGVVIGAAVLVSAFVSLTLTPMLNAYLMKAGVQKKSRFYDLTEPYFQRMNAGYARRLTGFLKRKWLSFPILAGCLGLIVMFFSILQKETAPYDDRSFLNVGVTGVEGATYDYMDRFMTELSTLVNDSIPEKKVSLIITSPGFGASSINSGRARIALVEPGERSRSQKEIADALTKATKRYSQVKVNVSETPTIAVNRRGGLPIQYVIQAPNFEKLREKIPAFMDAAENDPTFSNVDVNLKFNKPELYVTIDREKAESLGVSVLDIAQTLQLSFSGQRFGYYLMNGKQYQVIGQFDRKDRDEPLDLTSSFVKNNKGELIQMDNLVTTAEASSPPQLYHNNRYMSATVSAGLAPGKSIGDGIEAMERIREKVLDDSFTTDLQGESRDFVESSSNTSFAFGLALLLIYLILAAQFESFIDPFIIILTVPMAVAGALLSLWLFGQTWNIFSQIGTIMLIGLVTKNGILIVEFANQLREEGKPKWEAIVEASESRLRPILMTSLAIALGALPIALSLGAASTSRIGMGVVIVGGTLFSLVLTLFVIPAIYLMWSREKTHRPEFDRIDQLEKEGNV; from the coding sequence ATGAGCCTTTCGACCCTAAGTATACGCCGCCCGGTATTGACCATCGTGATGAACGTGGCCATCATCCTGTTTGGGGTGATTGGCTATCTGTATCTGGGTGTACGCGAGTTTCCTTCGATCGACCCGGCGCAGATATCGGTGCGTACGACCTACTCGGGCGCCAACGCCGACATCATCGAATCACAGATTACCGAACCGCTGGAAAAAGCGATCAACTCTATAGACGGCATCCGTAATATCACCTCGTCCAGCAACCAGGGATCGAGTAACATCACCATCGAATTCAACCTCGACAAAAACCTGGAGGAAGCCGCGAATGACGTGCGCGACAAGGTGGCACAGGCTATCCGAAGCCTTCCGCAGGACATCGATGCCCCGCCTGTGGTTTCAAAGGCCGATGCCGATTCAGAGCCTATCATCACAATGACGGTTCAGAGCGATAACAAGAACGTGCTTGAGCTATCGGATTATGCCGATAATGTCATCGCACAACGGCTGCAAACCATACCCGGTGTCAGTTCCGTGCAGATCTGGGGGCAACGCCGGTATGCGATGCGCCTCTGGATCGACCCCGTGAAACTTGCCGCCTTTGGCTGCACGGTATCGGATGTGCGACAGGCCCTTGCCACGCAGAACGTGGAGTTACCATCGGGGAAATTAACGGGTGCGAACACCGAACTGACCGTCAAAACACTCGGTAACCTTTCGAAGGAAGAACAGTTTGATGATATCATCGTCAAGGCGGATGATGCGGGTAATGTGATCCGCTTCCGTGATGTCGGAAAGGCCGCGCTGGAAGCCGAGAACCTTGAAACGAAGCTGAGTGACTCCGGACAGCCGATGGTCGGACTCGCGATCATTCCGCAGCCGGGCACCAATTACCTTGACATTGCCGAAGCTTTTTACAAACAGTATGAACAACTGAAGAAAGACCTGCCGAAAGATTTCAAGCTCAACATCGCCATCGACAACACCGTTTTCATCAAGAAAGCCGTGACGGAAGTAGCGGAAACGCTGTTGCTTTCGATCGTTCTCGTCATCCTCATCATTTACCTCTTCTTCCGCGACTGGGCCATTGCGTTCCGTCCGTTGCTCGACATTCCGGTTTCCCTGATCGCGACGTTTTTTATTATGTGGATGTTCGGATTTTCGGTGAACGTACTGACCTTGCTTGCCATCGTATTGGCTACCGGACTCGTGGTGGATGACGGGATCGTGGTCACCGAGAACATCTTTAAAAAGGTAGAGGAAGGCATGAGTCCGATTGAAGCAGCGATAAAAGGCTCAAACGAGATCTTCTTTGCCGTTATTTCCATTTCCGTCACCCTGGCTGCGGTGTTCCTGCCGGTGATCTTCCTCGAAGGATTCGTCGGACGGCTGTTCCGCGAATTTGGCGTGGTCATTGGCGCGGCGGTATTGGTCTCGGCCTTTGTATCGCTGACATTGACGCCGATGCTGAACGCCTACCTGATGAAGGCCGGTGTGCAGAAGAAATCGCGTTTCTACGACCTTACCGAGCCGTATTTCCAACGGATGAACGCCGGGTATGCCCGACGCCTGACAGGATTCCTCAAGCGCAAATGGTTGAGTTTCCCGATACTGGCAGGCTGTTTGGGACTTATCGTGATGTTTTTTAGTATCCTACAGAAAGAAACCGCCCCGTATGATGACCGTAGCTTCCTCAATGTTGGCGTGACCGGTGTCGAGGGCGCGACATACGACTATATGGACCGATTTATGACCGAGTTGAGTACGTTGGTCAACGATTCCATTCCCGAGAAGAAAGTATCGCTCATCATTACCTCTCCGGGTTTCGGTGCGTCTTCAATCAACAGCGGCCGGGCCCGTATTGCCCTGGTGGAACCAGGTGAGCGAAGCCGTTCCCAAAAAGAAATTGCCGATGCGCTGACCAAAGCCACCAAACGCTACTCACAGGTGAAGGTGAATGTCAGCGAAACGCCAACCATTGCCGTCAACCGACGCGGTGGCCTGCCGATACAATATGTCATACAGGCACCGAATTTCGAGAAACTACGGGAGAAGATTCCCGCCTTCATGGACGCCGCGGAAAACGACCCCACCTTCTCGAACGTGGATGTCAACCTGAAATTCAACAAGCCGGAACTGTATGTCACCATCGACCGCGAAAAAGCAGAAAGCCTGGGTGTCTCGGTACTTGACATCGCACAAACACTGCAATTGTCGTTCAGCGGGCAGCGTTTTGGCTACTACCTGATGAACGGAAAACAGTATCAGGTAATCGGGCAGTTTGACCGGAAAGACCGCGATGAGCCGCTTGACCTTACCTCGTCGTTTGTGAAGAATAACAAAGGGGAACTGATCCAAATGGACAACCTGGTAACGACGGCCGAAGCCAGCAGTCCACCCCAACTCTACCACAACAACCGTTATATGTCAGCTACTGTTTCGGCCGGACTGGCGCCTGGTAAAAGTATCGGCGACGGTATTGAAGCCATGGAACGCATCCGGGAGAAAGTGCTCGACGACAGTTTCACGACCGACTTGCAGGGGGAATCCCGTGACTTTGTGGAGAGTAGTTCGAATACGAGCTTTGCGTTCGGTCTTGCCTTGTTGCTGATTTACCTGATATTGGCGGCGCAGTTTGAGAGTTTCATCGATCCGTTCATCATCATTCTTACGGTTCCGATGGCCGTGGCGGGTGCCCTTCTATCGCTGTGGCTGTTTGGGCAGACGTGGAACATCTTCAGCCAGATCGGTACCATCATGCTTATCGGACTGGTGACGAAAAACGGTATCCTGATTGTGGAATTCGCCAACCAATTGCGGGAAGAAGGCAAGCCAAAATGGGAAGCGATAGTGGAAGCATCCGAATCGCGGCTACGGCCGATCCTGATGACGAGCCTTGCGATTGCGTTGGGCGCCTTGCCGATTGCGCTTTCGCTGGGTGCGGCGTCTACCAGCCGGATTGGTATGGGCGTCGTGATTGTCGGAGGCACGCTCTTTTCGCTGGTGCTGACTCTTTTTGTGATTCCGGCCATTTACCTGATGTGGTCGCGGGAAAAGACACACCGCCCTGAATTTGACCGCATCGACCAACTTGAAAAAGAAGGAAACGTATGA
- a CDS encoding efflux RND transporter periplasmic adaptor subunit — protein MKVKYIVYTVLVLGGAALIGYRITENKKKDGPRKEMGNKKPTRVTGIVLQPQVFADNLSLTGSLEPNEQVDVRSEVSGVVRDIRFSEGGDVQKGQVLFKVDDTELRARLAQAKSAEALAAENARRARLLLEKEAISQEEFDVSNADYQSAKAQSQLIRAQLAKTVVRAPFSGRIGLRYISTGTYVTPETPVAKLVNNSQLKLTFSIPEKYAAQMKAGSPLTFGVAGSRDRYTAKIYAIEPEVEATTRTLKMRAVADNRSGRLIPGTFANVELPLARIDDALLVPSEALIPIQNGKKVFVSRNGKAMEIVVETGSRTDRDVLILSGLKAGDTVLTSGVMSLKNEDPVTIAIAGAPSSPKK, from the coding sequence ATGAAGGTTAAATACATCGTGTACACGGTTTTAGTTCTCGGAGGCGCGGCGCTGATCGGCTACCGCATTACCGAAAACAAAAAGAAAGACGGACCCAGGAAGGAAATGGGAAACAAGAAACCGACACGCGTTACGGGCATCGTATTGCAACCGCAGGTGTTTGCCGACAACCTCTCGCTGACCGGATCGCTTGAACCCAACGAACAGGTAGACGTGAGAAGTGAAGTATCGGGTGTGGTACGCGACATCCGTTTTTCGGAAGGCGGCGACGTACAGAAAGGACAAGTCCTTTTCAAGGTAGACGATACCGAACTCCGCGCCCGCCTCGCCCAGGCAAAAAGCGCAGAAGCCCTTGCGGCAGAGAATGCCCGCCGGGCCCGGCTGTTGCTGGAAAAAGAAGCCATCAGCCAGGAAGAATTCGACGTATCAAACGCGGATTACCAATCGGCTAAGGCCCAATCCCAGCTCATACGTGCGCAATTAGCAAAAACCGTTGTCCGCGCGCCTTTTTCCGGTCGCATCGGGCTACGGTATATTTCCACCGGTACCTACGTAACACCCGAAACACCTGTTGCCAAGCTCGTCAACAACAGCCAACTGAAACTGACCTTTTCGATTCCGGAGAAATATGCGGCGCAAATGAAAGCCGGTAGTCCGCTCACCTTTGGCGTGGCGGGATCGCGTGACCGGTATACAGCGAAAATCTATGCCATTGAGCCTGAGGTGGAAGCCACGACACGGACCCTCAAAATGCGGGCGGTGGCCGATAACCGTTCCGGACGCCTGATTCCGGGTACCTTCGCCAATGTCGAATTGCCGCTTGCCCGGATCGATGACGCGTTGCTGGTGCCGAGTGAAGCCCTGATCCCGATCCAGAACGGGAAGAAAGTGTTCGTCTCACGGAACGGAAAAGCCATGGAAATCGTAGTCGAAACCGGCTCGCGTACGGATCGGGATGTGTTAATCCTATCGGGATTGAAAGCCGGCGATACGGTGTTGACCTCCGGTGTGATGTCATTGAAAAATGAAGACCCTGTTACGATTGCGATTGCAGGCGCGCCGTCATCCCCTAAAAAATAA
- a CDS encoding type 1 glutamine amidotransferase encodes MSQSSLRVAILDMYKGEPNQGMRCIIDIVRRFNAMVDFKVYDTRGKGELPDMKAYDIYISTGGPGNPLDGDGIWDRAYFDFVDGLLEWNRTQEVKKYMLFICHSFQMACHHFGLAEITKRKSTSFGIMPVHKTPDGLNDALFEGLPNPFYAIDSRDYQVVQPKLKVFEAKGAKILSLEKIRDHVQYERAIMAVRFNPYFVGTQFHPEADPISYIANLKSREKRERIIEMKGKSKFRDMLEDLLDEDKIYKTNETIIPNFLRGAINDLMDQKKMLSN; translated from the coding sequence ATGAGCCAATCGTCCCTTCGCGTTGCCATTCTGGATATGTATAAAGGCGAGCCCAACCAGGGCATGCGGTGCATCATCGACATCGTCAGGAGGTTCAACGCCATGGTCGATTTCAAGGTATACGATACGCGCGGAAAGGGCGAATTGCCGGATATGAAGGCGTATGACATCTATATCTCGACCGGTGGGCCGGGCAATCCGCTTGACGGCGACGGCATTTGGGACAGGGCGTATTTCGATTTTGTAGACGGCCTGCTCGAATGGAACCGCACACAGGAGGTGAAAAAGTATATGTTGTTCATCTGCCATTCCTTCCAGATGGCCTGCCACCATTTTGGGCTGGCGGAAATCACCAAACGGAAATCGACGTCGTTTGGCATCATGCCGGTGCATAAGACGCCGGACGGACTTAACGATGCCTTGTTTGAAGGACTTCCGAACCCGTTTTACGCGATCGACTCGCGGGATTACCAGGTGGTGCAGCCCAAACTGAAAGTGTTTGAGGCAAAGGGCGCGAAGATACTGTCGCTTGAGAAAATCCGGGACCATGTGCAATACGAGCGTGCCATCATGGCTGTGCGGTTCAACCCGTATTTTGTAGGGACACAGTTCCACCCGGAAGCCGATCCGATCAGTTATATCGCCAACCTGAAAAGTCGTGAAAAACGCGAGCGCATCATTGAAATGAAAGGCAAGTCGAAGTTTCGCGACATGCTGGAAGACCTGCTTGACGAAGACAAGATCTACAAAACAAACGAAACCATCATCCCGAATTTCCTTCGTGGTGCCATCAATGACCTGATGGACCAAAAGAAGATGCTGTCGAACTGA
- a CDS encoding carboxylate-amine ligase, whose product MATRKLPVFTLGVEEEYQIIDPQTRDLRSHLSKIVDGAKIILNEQVKAEMHQSVVEVGTNICSSVSEAKEEIKFLRRKIVELADKQKLIVGGAGTHPFSKWQDQPITDDPRYHHIVNELQDAARSNLIFGMHCHVGIETREIGLQLMNQACYFLPHIFALSTNSPFWEGRETGYKSFRTKVFDKFPRTGLPEYFDSVASYDNYLDTLVKTNCIDNPKKIWWDLRLHPFYNTIEFRICDMMLTVDETMCVVALIQAVVAKLYKLTKANTSFNIYRIALIRENKFRAARYGIENHMIDFGLQQEVPTRDLILELLEFIDDVVDELGSREHIEYVHRILREGTGSDKQLTVFRDNGNDLTKVVDFITSEFVRGL is encoded by the coding sequence TGGACGGTGCGAAAATCATCCTGAACGAGCAGGTCAAGGCCGAGATGCACCAATCGGTGGTGGAAGTCGGCACTAACATCTGCAGCAGTGTGTCGGAGGCGAAGGAGGAAATCAAATTCCTGAGACGCAAGATCGTCGAACTGGCGGACAAACAAAAGTTGATCGTAGGCGGCGCCGGTACGCACCCGTTTTCAAAATGGCAGGACCAGCCTATTACCGACGATCCGCGTTACCACCACATCGTAAACGAACTGCAGGATGCGGCGCGCTCGAACCTGATTTTCGGTATGCACTGCCACGTGGGGATCGAAACCCGCGAAATCGGCCTGCAACTGATGAACCAGGCGTGTTACTTCCTGCCGCATATCTTCGCCCTGTCGACGAATTCGCCGTTCTGGGAAGGTCGTGAAACCGGGTATAAGTCGTTCCGCACGAAGGTTTTCGACAAGTTTCCGCGCACGGGTCTTCCGGAGTATTTCGACTCGGTGGCGTCGTATGACAACTACCTCGATACGCTGGTCAAGACGAACTGTATCGACAACCCGAAGAAAATCTGGTGGGACCTTCGACTACATCCGTTCTACAACACCATTGAATTCCGCATCTGCGATATGATGCTCACGGTGGATGAAACGATGTGCGTAGTGGCCCTCATCCAGGCCGTCGTGGCCAAACTGTATAAGTTGACGAAGGCCAATACGAGCTTCAATATTTACCGTATTGCGTTGATCCGCGAGAACAAGTTCCGGGCCGCACGCTATGGCATTGAAAATCATATGATTGATTTCGGGTTACAGCAGGAAGTGCCGACGCGCGACCTCATCCTGGAACTGCTTGAGTTCATTGACGATGTGGTCGACGAACTGGGCTCGCGGGAACATATCGAATACGTTCACCGGATCCTGCGGGAAGGCACGGGGTCGGACAAGCAATTGACCGTCTTCCGTGACAACGGTAACGACCTGACGAAAGTGGTGGATTTCATTACATCGGAGTTCGTGCGCGGCCTCTGA
- the recG gene encoding ATP-dependent DNA helicase RecG, whose product MSLLQTPIEYLKGVGPARGELLRKEVAIRTFEDLLHFFPNRYIDRTRYYRVNELRESGADVQLIGKIIHVKTVEQKRGQRLVATFADDTGQMDLIWFQGIKWIRETLKLGIPVVIFGKANAFNGTFSMPHPEIELLSEHEQSLRSALQPVYPSTETLGNRGISNRVVNKMMQQLFGDVRDHIHETLPPWILDDLKLMPKKEALFNLHFPTGNEALARARYRLKFEELFFIQLQLITKNLVRKQKIKGHAFLVVGDKFTEFYEKHLPFELTEAQKRVIREIRNDMGKPAQMNRLLQGDVGSGKTIVAFMAMLIAIGNGFQACIMAPTEILATQHYNGLAELAREMDVSIRLLTGSTRPTARAEIHESLENGQLHILVGTHALLEDKVRFHNLGLAIIDEQHRFGVEQRSKLWKKNTIPPHVLVMTATPIPRTLAMSLYGDLDVSVIDELPKGRKPIQTVHRYDANRLKVWKFLKDEIAKGRQVYIVYPLIKESEKMDLKDLMDGYESISRDFPLPDYAISIVHGKMKPADKDAEMERFAKGKTQIMVATTVIEVGVNVPNASVMVIENAERFGLSQLHQLRGRVGRGAEQSYCILMTSHKLSSDSKTRLETMVRTNDGFEIAEVDLRLRGPGDLTGTQQSGVLQMKIADIVRDRDILETARHYAIRLLKNDPGLTATEHRTVRHVFERMEAGRDIWNYIS is encoded by the coding sequence ATGTCGCTTCTACAGACTCCCATCGAATATCTCAAAGGCGTCGGTCCCGCTCGGGGCGAGTTGCTTCGTAAGGAAGTAGCCATACGTACCTTCGAAGACCTGCTGCATTTTTTCCCGAATCGGTATATCGACCGCACGCGCTATTACCGTGTGAACGAATTGCGCGAGTCTGGGGCCGATGTGCAGTTGATTGGGAAGATTATCCATGTCAAAACCGTAGAACAGAAGCGGGGACAACGCTTGGTCGCCACGTTTGCCGACGATACCGGCCAAATGGACCTTATCTGGTTCCAGGGCATCAAATGGATTCGGGAAACCCTGAAACTGGGCATTCCGGTGGTCATCTTTGGCAAAGCGAATGCCTTCAACGGCACGTTCAGCATGCCGCATCCGGAAATCGAATTGCTGTCGGAGCACGAACAAAGCCTGCGCTCGGCCCTGCAACCCGTGTACCCGTCGACCGAAACCCTGGGCAACCGCGGCATTTCCAATCGCGTCGTCAACAAGATGATGCAGCAATTGTTTGGGGATGTACGCGACCACATCCACGAAACCCTCCCGCCCTGGATACTCGACGATCTCAAGCTCATGCCCAAGAAAGAGGCGCTGTTCAACCTGCATTTTCCGACTGGAAACGAGGCACTGGCCCGCGCAAGGTACCGGCTGAAGTTTGAGGAATTGTTTTTCATCCAACTGCAACTGATTACCAAGAACCTGGTTCGGAAACAGAAAATCAAGGGGCATGCGTTTCTGGTGGTGGGCGATAAATTCACTGAGTTTTACGAAAAACACCTACCATTCGAGCTAACGGAAGCGCAGAAGCGCGTTATCCGGGAGATCCGGAATGATATGGGCAAACCGGCCCAGATGAACCGCTTGTTACAGGGTGATGTGGGTTCAGGCAAGACCATCGTTGCCTTCATGGCGATGTTGATTGCCATCGGGAATGGATTTCAGGCATGTATCATGGCCCCGACGGAAATATTGGCGACACAGCACTATAACGGACTCGCCGAACTGGCCCGCGAGATGGACGTCAGTATCCGGTTGCTGACGGGTTCAACCCGACCGACAGCACGCGCGGAAATACATGAAAGCCTTGAGAACGGACAACTTCATATACTGGTGGGTACGCATGCCCTGTTGGAGGATAAAGTGCGGTTCCACAACCTCGGACTCGCCATCATCGACGAGCAGCACCGGTTTGGCGTGGAACAGCGGTCGAAATTGTGGAAGAAGAATACGATACCGCCGCATGTGTTGGTAATGACCGCCACGCCTATTCCGCGCACCCTGGCCATGAGTTTGTATGGCGACCTGGACGTGTCGGTAATCGACGAGTTGCCAAAAGGACGGAAACCGATACAGACCGTCCATCGGTATGATGCGAATCGTTTGAAAGTGTGGAAATTCCTGAAGGATGAGATTGCAAAAGGCCGGCAGGTATACATCGTCTATCCCCTCATCAAGGAGTCGGAAAAGATGGACCTCAAGGACCTGATGGACGGCTATGAAAGTATTTCCCGCGATTTTCCCCTCCCCGACTACGCCATTTCCATCGTGCATGGCAAAATGAAACCGGCCGACAAGGATGCGGAAATGGAGCGCTTCGCCAAAGGCAAGACGCAGATCATGGTGGCAACCACCGTCATCGAGGTGGGCGTCAACGTACCGAATGCCAGTGTGATGGTCATCGAGAACGCCGAGCGCTTCGGTTTGTCGCAGTTGCACCAGTTGCGGGGCCGTGTTGGCCGTGGCGCCGAGCAGAGCTACTGCATCCTGATGACCTCACATAAACTGTCAAGCGACAGCAAAACGCGATTGGAAACCATGGTACGCACGAATGACGGATTCGAGATTGCGGAAGTCGACCTGCGGCTGCGCGGACCGGGCGACCTGACCGGCACCCAGCAAAGTGGTGTGCTGCAAATGAAGATCGCCGATATCGTAAGGGACCGCGACATACTGGAAACGGCACGGCATTATGCCATCCGCCTGCTCAAGAATGATCCCGGCCTCACTGCCACGGAACACCGCACCGTCCGTCATGTTTTCGAACGGATGGAAGCCGGTCGGGATATTTGGAATTACATCAGTTAA